From Girardinichthys multiradiatus isolate DD_20200921_A chromosome 3, DD_fGirMul_XY1, whole genome shotgun sequence, the proteins below share one genomic window:
- the LOC124866033 gene encoding hepcidin-like, translated as MKAFTLAVAVAIMVTVIGIQEGSAHLIIEGPELMEGLTNGSPVTGGQDMPEDSWKMPYNSAMTSRRCRFCCGCCPGMRGCGICCRF; from the exons ATGAAGGCGTTCACTCTTGCAGTTGCCGTGGCCATCATGGTGACAGTCATTGGGATTCAGGAGGGCTCTGCTCACCTCATCATTGAA GGACCTGAACTGATGGAAGGGCTGACTAATGGCAGCCCAGTCACTGGTGGTCAAGACATGCCAGAGGACTCTTGGAAG ATGCCATATAACTCAGCTATGACGAGCCGTCGCTGCCGTTTCTGCTGCGGCTGCTGCCCTGGCATGAGAGGCTGTGGCATCTGCTGCAGATTCTGA